CTAATATAACCAATCGTGTtgagaaaattgaaacagtggcAGACAAAATTGAAAACATGAACCAGGATATAGGTGTATTAAAACATGAAATCGAAAAACTAAAagttcaacaacaaaaacacgaaAATTTACACGTTGCGAGTGACCTTCGGATAAACGGTATCCCTTATACAAATAACGAaaatctatttcaaatttttgacacTCTTTGCAACAATCTAAACATTGCTACTCCAACCATCAGAGCAATTTATCGAGTCTGCAATGTTAATAAAAATAGAGACACTCCAGAAACAATCATGGTGAATCTAACATCACCCTctgataaaaactttattttaaaaaatatatcgcagttcaaaaaaagtcataaaactGCATTGCAACTACAACATGTGGGATATGATTCCGATAAACATATCTATGTAAACGAAAATCTTACCAGTTATAACTacaaaatacttcaaaatgCACTTAAACTAAAACGGCAAAAATGCATCGAGTCAACATTTAGTCTCCGTGGCCTCGTATATGTCAAAAGAACAAAAGATGAGCCACCTATCATGGTTGATAGTACCAGCAAATTAATCAATCTTTTTCGCGGCGGTCCTGAACCAATCAACATGCCAGCAGAATATTCCAGCAATAATAAtgatcaaaattaaaatatttcatgacTCAATATATAAATTACtcgaactttttattattatttacataAATTGTTACTCACTGATTTCCtgcatagaaaaaataaatgttacaCCACTTACTTTAAGTAAATTTCACATTGTAGTCCTAAGTAACTATACAAACCTTTGTAGCATTACTTATTTTTCTTATAATATTAGATAGAGCAAAACAATGTTCCAAAGACAACTTAAAATGCATGATACGAAtactatcaaaacaaaaaacaggccTAAAACTGGTGCACATAAATGCCCAAAGTCTTAATAACAAAATGGATGAGTTTCGCGATACATTTATTAACTCCGACATCGACGCCATTTGTATATCTGAAACGTGGTTTCATCCTGAAATCGATAGCAGCATTTTTCATGTTACGGGATACAAACTGTTTAGAGCGGATCGTCATACTCATGGCGGCGGGGTAGCTATATATATCAAacatggtataagctgctctcTCAAATGTATGTCAAACCGCTCTTCCCGCATTGAATACTTATTTCTGGAACTTTTATCTGATGACAAGAAAAGATTACTGCTGGGTTGCGTCTACAGACCAAATTCATcaatagattttgaagaattAATAGAAACTATTGATATAATTTCCATCGAGTACGACAATATAATCGTAGCTGGTGATTTTAATAGCAACTTGCTTGTTGAGCGCTGTCTTGCCGACTCAATGCAAACCCTAGGGCTACTTCCTGTGAATGATTCCGCACCAACTCACTTCACAAGAAGTAACGCGAGTCTGCTAGATGTGTTCTTTGTCAGCCATTTGTCCAAAATATCTCTCTACAATCAGCTAGATGCCCCCGCATTCTCCAAGCATGATTTGCTTTTCGTCACATACCACTTCGAAATTAATCCCACTGTTTGTACATCGACATATCGCGACTTCAAAAACATTGACTGGCCACTTCTGCATCAAAGTTTAGATGAAGTACCTTGGGAAGAGATTTTCTATATGGAAGGTGTTGACGAACAAGTTTCCTTCCTAAATCATAACCTTTGCTCAATTTACGACACATTCGTTCCTGTCAAAGTCATTTATACTAACAGAAAACAACAGCCATGGTTTACTCCTGAAATCAAACACTTGATCAgcgttcgaaatttggcatataaaagATGGAAACGTTATAGACTGCCTACACTGTATGACACGTTTAAATCCGCTAGAAGAGATGTGCTCAAAAAGACTAACGAGTCCAAAAAGCAGTACTATAAAAGGAAATTCGAAAATGCAATTGATAGTAagcgaaaatggaaagaaataagGAACATCGGAATTGGATCGAAATCCAATACCAACACTGATTGTCTTTCTATCTCTGACCTAGATGAgataaatgaaaactttttgaaaataaatactgtGGACCCTGGCACAAACACTTATTCTAATATTTCTACAGCACAGATTGAAGACACATTCTCGTTTAGATGTGTTAGTCCCGAAGAAGTCTTACAAAGTTTTGCAACCATAAAGTCTGACGCAATGGGATTTGATGGCATACATCCTAGATTTGCCAAATTGGTACTGCCGAAAATACTTCCATTTGTTACACACATTTATAACAACATTCTTACAAAGTCAACGTTCCCAACAGActggaaattggcaaaaattataCCGATACCCAAACAGAATTCAGAGTTCCGTCCGATTGCTATCCTGCCGTTTTTCTCTAAGGCTTTGGAACGTATTATAAATACTCAAATAGATGCCTTCCTGAGTTTCAGAGGTCTTTTGAATGATAGACAATCTGGTTTTCGAACAAAAAGAAACTGCTCTACTGTATTAATTGACGTTGTGGAAGAATTGAGACAAAATATGGATAATAATATGGTATCATTTCTGGTTTTACTGGACCACAGTAAAGCCTTTGACACAGTGAACCATGATATTCTTATCTCGAAGCTTGACAgacttttctttttctccaaACCGGCCTGTAAACTGATTTCATCATACATTACCGGACGCCGTCAATCCGTCAATGTCGGTGATACAACATCTGCGGCACTTGATGTACCTAGAGGTGTTCCGCAGGGCTCTATCCTTGGTCCCTTACTTTTTTCTGTATACATAAATGATCTACCTGATATTCCAATGCATTGTAATGTGcaaatgtacgctgacgatgttcaGCTTTTCTCCAGCGCTAAACCAAATTGCGTACAATCATgtataaataatattaattgCGATCTGAATGAAATCCAGAACTGGGCGAGTAAAAATAGTCTCTGTCTAAATCCGTCAAAAACTAAACTGatgaaaattctaaaacgatcaACCACCCAGATTCCTCCTGTAAGAGCTACTTTGAACAACTCGGTAATAGAAACTGTTGATACATCCTGCAACCTTGGTGTAATATTCAATTCCAAACTGACTTGGACTAATCATATAAACAAAGCTGTTGGTAAAGTTCAAGGAATGCTGCGAAGTTTGTGGTCTGTGCGGACTTCTACACCTTTTCAAGTACGTatgcttttagcgaaatcttaCCTTATACCTACTCTACTTTATGGAtgtgaaattttcgcaaattgtgaTTCGAGAGACTtcaacaaactaaaagtaagctacaataacattgctcgctacatatttaataagaaaaggagagacCGAATTTCTCAATTCGCCCACAAAATATTCGACATTAGTTTCGAAAACCTCCTCAAAGCGAAATGCGTTattttactgcaaaaaataatctatcttAAGCAGCCAAAATATCTTTATGATCATCTCCATTTTGCTCGATCTGGCAGAGGACTAAAAATCATTCTACCACGCTTCCGAACCTCAAActctgaaaaacaatttttaatcaacagtattcgtctttggaacaatttgccatccaacatccaaaccataagtaatgctactcttttcaagaaaacaattttcaaacactatatttaaagtataattcctaaaaaaattctcttatgataaattttataatataattacttttttatttatatttttcttaacacataTTCGATGTAATCCATTCCTTAAACCGGCATCGTCACTTATAAGATTTTTATCTTGTGATGTCTGgtatcaataaacaaacaaacaaacaaacaaacaaattgtatTTTAAGATGAAAGCTTAAAGGCCTAAAAACAGAATGAATGCATTAAGGAGCTTCgctttgaaaaatgcaactctgcatacaaatgttaaaaaagtaACTCGCAGAAGTTAAACATTCtttaactttgacgaccaaaaacaccactccaCCTGTGGtaacacagaatgacgctctctttcaagcgtcaaagttgaaaatttttaaacttttccgCATTGCTTTTGCGGAAGAGTAGAGTTGCATATTTGCTCAACGTGTCCATTCTGTTTTGAACTTAAGTGATTTGATTGTGGGGTCTATAAGGTGAGGGTCCTGAGGTTGACCCATGGGCCTTAGAAGTTGGGAAATGTTGTATTGCTTGTCGTTTGTGCGGTATTGACCCGTATAAAatttctctactaagtggtgtttTTCTGCAGCATGCTATTCGGActcattaaaacaaaattgatgTCTCTATCATTGcttttaacccattaacgacagAAAAATAcacaagaatagagctgccgtagaaaaattctagctcgagataGGAAAGAGGATGAATGAaacttgttaaatttttttccttcataTAGCGTCATTCTTTGggcataagcgtagaaaggcctctggggGTGGACTAAGCACTTCACAGAGGTTTTTTCCTGGATTTGGCGCACTGCTCTTTTcctggatttggcgcagtgtgaatatctgtacCAGGATGCATTTACCagttctaaagccgcattgatagtgcccaattatctcattgactttaggttttaatctttcacacagtacgctcgagagtatcttatatGCGATGTGGAGGAGGAGACTCATTCCTCTATAGTTGGAACATTCTGTCatgtctccttttttgtgtatgggacatagtatgctgaggttccaatcagcgggtatgcgtttttctaggCAGAGATTATTAGCGTGCCGCTTCTGATCTTAAATTGTTCATcgggtaacctgtcggctcctgctgctttgttgtccttcagtcgggtcacagctacttggacctcattctgactaggaggtaaacattctatatcaaCGTCAGTGATTAGTTCTGCGGTatactcttcgccgccaacgtcggacactagcagttggctgaaatgttctttccatatcctcagcaagcTATCTGTaatagttaccagatttccttctttgcctctgcaggaggatgttcctgtaccaaagccatcggtttgatgttttggtagaatttccggacttcattctgtacTCCCGTagatctcaattcgctcacactcatatctttccatttcctttttctttctgctggATAGGCATTTCTCCTCTCAccttttctcccaatacctctTTTACATCtggtgcgttgctactgattgcagggttgctctatatgccgcattcttggtttcagtaACATTtggacactcttggtcgtaccatgggtttcttgggaagGTTTCCGGTACCTACGTACatatttcgcggcattttccatggagtgggcaatggtttgcgaCTGCGTCATTATATCTATgcaacaaggagtgctttcatcaagcagttgggtcagtcgagtggagtatgccgttgccatctattGTATTTACAGCccttcaatgtccagcttgcgggcagtgtcagatcgtactttcctcgccatgcttaaacgggtgcgaacctttgctggaACAGGGTAAtggtccgaatctatattcgctcccagaacgattttaatatcatgggcggggcagcggtcatattttctctccaggcgctcgtagaaaatatccctggtctgttcgtctttgtctttcgtcggagcatgggcacaaataaggctgatgttgaagaatttggcttttatgcggattgtggctagtctcGTTCCAATTttagggtattaaaaatctttgaaaaaattttgttttggcaGATATTTTCCACTTTTACTTCTGGCCAAAAAAGTGGGTCACTGGAACCATAGTGCCCTGTGCAccgatttgattttatttttatatcctacaccattactgtggtacagggtataataacttagagcatttgtttgtaacacccagaaggaagagagatagacccattgataagtataccgatcgactagaaatcactttctgattcgatttagctatgtccgtctgtctgtccgtctgtcagtctgtccgtttgtcagtctgtctgtcagtctggcggtctgtcagtctgtcagtttatcagtctgtctgtctgtcagtctgtctgtctggcacagacagtctgtctgtctgtcagtctgtctgtttgtctgtctgtctgtcagtctgtctgtcagtctgtctgtcagtctgtcagtatgtcagtctgtcagtctgtcagtctgtcagtctgtcagtctctcagtcagtcagtctgtctgtctgtcagtctgtcagtctatcagtctgtcagtctgtctgtctgtctgtctgtctgtcagtctgtctgtctgtcagtctatcagtctgtcagtctgtcagtcagtcagtctgtcagtctgtcagtcagtcagtctgtcagtcagtcagtcagtcagtcagtcagtcagtcagtcagtcagtcagtcagtcagtcagtcagtcagtcagtcagtcagtcagtcagtcagtcagtcagtcagtcagtcagtcagtcagtcagtcagtcagtcagtcagtcagtcagtctgtcagtctgtcagtcagtcagtcagtcagtcagtctgtcagtctgtcagtctgtcagtctgtcagtcagtcagtctgtcagtctgtctgtccatctgtctgtccgtctgtccatgttaatttgtgtacaaactacaggtcgctgttttcatccgatcgtcttcaaatttggtacaggcatgtttttcggcctagagacaaagcctattgaaattggaaaaaatcggttcagattaagatatacctCCCACTTTGCACCTATAGAGTAGGTGTGGGGCATTATAAAGTCGGcgaccgcccgacttttgcctttcattactgtttttttattttatttaaacacgGCAACCCTGATTTAACCCAATGGCCAGTGTTACAAGAATCGGGTAGGTAATGTGAAAAGATTAGGGTTTGCTTACTTACCTTCACCTTTTCGCCCTACCAACACCCACtaaaaaaagaagcaaaaaaaacaaaacattacaCGTCGGAAAAGAGCATGTTTTGCGGTTTTGGTTTAATGGTGTAAAAAATGGCAAGAAAAATTGCTTACTAGTGATTATGAGATGGCGTTGGCGTTGTTGCTTTTTTACTGCTCCTAAACATGCCAGGACTCATGCAGCGGAAGTTTATCTCAAGAAAGAATTATTTTTGATGCTTGGAGGGGATAGCAACATTGCTGCTACGCTAAATGATTGTAGGAAAAATCTTGAATTCTTTGGAAAAAAACATCAAGAGAAATAACCAAGATTTAAGGAACAAGTCGGGTCTTTAAACACAAATTCTGTGAGAACAAATAAAAAGTCCTTATTCCGTATTCTTATGCCGTGCTGGTTGTTTAACATTCTCCTGTAATAACATACATCGCTGGTTGTTTGGTTGTTGCTTTTCTTAGGGGAGCATTTGTGTGGTTTAAATTGGTGACATACTTAAATATCCTTAGGCTATGCCATAAAATGTATGTGTTGATTTTCCCCTGAGTTATGCTGCTGTGTATTGGAATTACCGTTGAAAATCgtggaatttaatggctgtaaACATATTAAGAAAGTTGAAGTAGAAggtttaaaatcttattgaaatAATGTTATTTTTTGtcgctttttttttcattcatttgacCTAAATAGGATTTGGTTGCTTTGGGTATTAAAGTATGTGGCATGCTTTTAGGGGCTTAGAGGAAAATACCTAAATACACTAAAGTTTTGAAAGTCAATATACATAATTTAACATACATATCAAAGACTTTAGACTTGAATGGGAACAAAATCAAGTTTGCAATGATGATTAATGACTTGACTCAACGAATCCAGTTTTTCTTAGCTCTTCTCGTCCCTGAAAGACAAATTAACCTTGTAGACCATACTGTTGACATTGCCCAGAACCATAGCCAAGTTTTAATATCGACTGATATAAACACTTCTAATGACTACACGTGTACGCGACAAGTCTCTagaatgaaacaagtaaaaacgtgctaagttcggccggaccgaatcttatataccctccaccatggatcgcatttgtcgaatacTTTCCCCGGTacctctttttaagcaaacaaacgataaaagaaaagaattgctatgctattggagctatattaagatatggtccgattcggaccataattgaattgaatgttagaggccacagaagaagtcattgcgtaaaatttcagccaaatcggaaaataattgcgctctctagaggctgacgaagtcaagatcccagatcggtttatgtggcagttatatcagattatggaccgatttcaaccatatttgccacagttgttggaagtcataacaaaacacgtttgcaagatttcagctcaagaagtcaagaccccagaacgatttatatggcagctaacggttatgtaccgatttgaaccatgtgtgccacagttgttggaagtcacaataaaccccgttttgcaaaatttcaccaaatcggataagaattgcgccctctagtggctcaagaagtcacgaccccagatcggtttatatggcagatataggttatggattgatttaaaccatagttgccacagttgttggaagtcataacaaactccgttttgcaaaatttcagttcaatcggataagaattgcgccctctagtggctcaagaggtcaagatcccagatcggtttatagggcagctctatcaggttatagaccgatttcaaccatactaagcacagtggttggaagtcgtaacaaaccacgtcatgcaaaatttcagctcaatcgaatggaaattgcgccctctagtggctgaagaagtcaagataccaggtcggtttatatggtagctataggttatagaccgatttgaaccatatttgccatagttgttggaagtcataacaaaacacgtcatgcaaaatttcagccaaatcggataagaattgcgccctctagtgactcaagattcaaaatcggtttatatggcagctatatcaggttatggcccgatttgaaccaaaattagcacagttgtcggatgtcATATTAaaccgatatgtgcaaaatttcagcttaatcggataaaaattgctccctctataagttcaagaagtcaagacccaagatcggtttatatgccagcttcaccaaaacatggaccaatatggtccatttacaatcccaactgacctacgctaataaaaagtatttgtgcaaaatttcaagaggctagctttactccttcgaaagttagcgtgcttacgacagacaggtggatggacgcacggacggacatggctagatcgatttgaaatgtgatgacgatcaagactatatattttatggggtcttagacgaatatttcgaggagttgcaaacagaatgacgaaattagtatacccctatcctatggtggagtgtgtaAAGAGAGGGGAACGAAAAACTAAGGCTGCTAAAATATTAAAAGGCGGACCGAAGGCCAGAGCCTATTTCAGTTAGCCACTTCAGTTCTAAAGTAGCCAAGAACGATTCGTTAATGTTGCACCATATTCCTGAGCCTTTTCTCGACCAGCTCCAACTCCTCCTCATCACCACAAACTCTGTAGAAGACCACCTCTTCATGTGTCCAGAGCGACGTCAAGGACTTTACTGGCAATGacccgttaggttaggtttaagtggcagccatCAGACTCCTTTTaccatacagatcgctttagaaagcccaacaacttgcgagtgttcatatccgctaaatcagacaagtcaGACAGACAAGAAAGAAAACCTaaggataggttgaaaagagggtgcagatattaatccgtcccatgccactatggacatacacctaagtcagtaatcggcttgttgtgcgctctaaaaactataaagtagcctctaaaaagaacattttaagtttggaattccgtgctacttacaaaatccttaaatgttttcaataccactcccctaagttggttcatgtctgatattgtgtctccacctaagtaccgttatctgttggacgcgaaagccgggcaatgacgaaggaaatgctccaacgtcccatcatcttccccgcatgccctacccaTCCTATcccttgctgcaccgatttcatataagtgagctcgcagtcctatccccccataggattttcgccgtcctaccgaccgtttcgcagttccatagtgttacatgcgcgctTGTCGAAGTGTGTAATAGTAGAGAGAAAGCGTGTTCCATGTAGCCAATAACCTTCACGCTTAGCTTTCGAAAATACCTGAAAACCCTATTGTTTACCAAAAGCCACAAATAAGGGCATAAGAAAGGGAAGGGTAGATTTCCCCTAGTCATAATATACCTAATCGAGCACTCGACAAACAATTCACCAAGTGGAGATGGATCATCATGCCCCCCAGGGAGTCATGTATCGATCGAGGCTGCCCccgtggtgcagaggttaaTATGTCCGCATATAACGTCGAACTCGTGGGTCCAAATCGCGGAGGGAATATCAGAACATTTTTTTGGACGTGGTTGTCCCCTCACTAATGCTTGCGACATTTTCTGGGTAACAGCCatcttgttgtagccacatactTCCTTGCATGTGGGTGTATCGATCCTAGACGAGCTCCCTTTGGCAGCAAGGTGGATAAACTCAACCGCTAGGGGAACGATACAGCTATGTTAGACTTCTCTAAAAAGTGGTTTTGTCAAACGGCAGAATTCGCAATCTATAACAAAATTCCGGCCAAGTTTcaggggcgccccacccctaaacggatatgtaaaccgatcgggataatatgggacttaattgaaaggtttttggaagtagagaacgaatctgatatcaaaatttgctgCCAAGTTTCAGGTCCATCGCACCTCCTCCCCCAAAAAACAAACCCAAAAAGGAAAAGAGACGACCAGAAAGTAGAATAGACCAGAATGTAGAGTAGAACGATATGGAACTCAattgaaacgtatttgagaaGACCCCATGGAAcgaatttttgtacaatttaaACTTAATTACAACGGTTTAAAAATTGTTATAGTCtaatttatgataaaattacTTGTTATGGGTTAttatggtttgttttttttttgccctgtTCAAAGTGTGTTGCCATTTGGCGCATGTTacaaatataaatttaattttctatataatTGACGTCAACGACAGGCAACATTAAGGGCAAAGGCTTAGCTTCTTATCGAtattcttaacaaaacactaaatcAATACTTAAAAATACAATTTGCCTTCCACGCTTTCCTTCAGCTTGCAATACTTTGCCGTCATATACCTAACTCATAATAGAAACCCTCCGCCCCTTAGCATATGCCTTGGCAATTGATATCCCTAAAGCATACCAGCAgccaaaaccaaacaaaatttgcatacaaaattagggtttatatacactttatgatAGTATGTCTGCGGACTGTGGCTTAAAGAcgtctccctctctctctctctctgctttGCCAAAAAATAATGCTGCCTATGCATAATGGCAAAAAGAGGGTAACAGCACGaatttttaatcattaaaatatgtttcgattacATTagcaattaattaataataaatgtgtACTTTGCAACGCCATCAAAGCCGTCGTCTGGCAGAGAGCCTTAAACCAACATCACCAATACCAATGCCACCGCAATAACCAAAACcaaacaatagcagcaaaaggCAACAGCCTACAATGAAGCCTATGCTTTGTGATTACCTACATCGGTTTTATGAAACATAATTAGATTCAAAATTTGATTAATAAAATCTCAACGCAAATCCCTTTTCAATTATAATCCAGCCAAAAAGAGAAAAACAGAGTATTAAAGTGCTGTGTACAGAGTATGAGAGAGAGCGAGGGAGGATGAGGGAGACACATACAAGTGTTTGGTGATTTTGTAGTTGTGCGCTTATAAGTCTGTGCCTAAAAATATGCCACACTTTTGTAGCCTTTCACTTTGTGGTCCCTTATTTTTGACATAATGGTAGTATGGTGAGTTTGTTGCAAACTTTAAGCATaaataatctcaaatacttgaGTGTGTTTGAGGGATGTTGTGCGtataagtgtgtgtgtgcgtgtgtgtgggtgttttgggtctGTTaggcctctctctctctctcaagtTTTGTACTTTTTCTTCAAGTATGCCCAAAATCCTGCCCATTCATTGCTGGCATGTTGACAGTGTGATTTATACCATTTATATATGCTAATATTttatggttgtgtgtgtgtgtgcgtgagtgCTTTTGTCCTTGTGCATGCTTGTGTTTAATTCGCACAAAGTATGCTGTCAGTCTTtcattcttttttctttcttgcttACTTACGttcttgtataaattttaatgcGCTTTTATTTGAGAATTTATAATTTCTTAACAAAATATTATGATTTTAAATGAACAACCTTGACTTAATTTATGCGTGCGTGCCTGCATTTGTACATTTGTTGATTTTGTTTGGGTTcgcttttataattttttcgagtaaatttatataaatgtgtgtgtgtgtgtgtgggagatACTTCAAAGTGTCTCCAAAGCAAATTCTATATGCTTGACGGAAAAATTGTTTgcatattcattttttttcgTTGAAGTAGCATGTGTAAAAGTATTTTGAAGCTAAGATAAGATTGAATAAGATATCCAATATAAAACTGTTCGAAATCCATAATCAAAGGGCAAAGCTTAAATTCCTCAAATCCTGCCATGCGGACATGCATTCAAATAAGGAAAAAAACGATTGTGCATAAGATCTAGTATTATAAGAGCTACGAAGAACTACCATTCAGATGGAAAGAGTCCAAATTATAGATTCATAGCCAAGTTCATAGTAAAGCTGTGAATCGGTGCATAAAAGCCATAAATTTTCTAGTCCAGGCTTTGGAGGACAAGAAgacatctattatataaaattgaagcCTTTGcactttgtttgttagtttgttttctgttccctatagactcaagaaCGACTGTAccgattttcacagatgatagaATTTTAAccccttggtgaaaatagggtactaaattagttgatatctaaaggggggcaGACCCTTCCCCTTATCACCATTTTTAAaacacgccagatctcggagacagGTGCGCactgatttaagcaaaattttgtacgccaccttatggtatcccaaaaacacgaaaatggTATACAAAATTGCTGTTAAATAACCAGGGGGGACGCCCGATCCCATAACCCACCCTAACGGACATGttcaccgattgggacaatatgggtatcaaatgaaaggtatttcaaagtagagtgCGAAGTTGGTATAAAATTGGCACCCTATGTGTAGggggggttccccacccccaaagaGACCAACCCAACTGGGCATTTTTACCgcttaggacaatatgggtatcaaatgaaaggtatttaaaagtacagTACAAATCATAATTCCTTGCTTCCTGAGGGGTCTCCCCACCTTACAAAATCACTCAGCATAACATATTTACAGATTGttaccatatgggactcaaatgaaaggtatttgggagttaaatgcGACTATGGTACCAAGGAGgcc
This Stomoxys calcitrans chromosome 2, idStoCalc2.1, whole genome shotgun sequence DNA region includes the following protein-coding sequences:
- the LOC131994666 gene encoding uncharacterized protein LOC131994666, producing the protein MDEFRDTFINSDIDAICISETWFHPEIDSSIFHVTGYKLFRADRHTHGGGVAIYIKHGISCSLKCMSNRSSRIEYLFLELLSDDKKRLLLGCVYRPNSSIDFEELIETIDIISIEYDNIIVAGDFNSNLLVERCLADSMQTLGLLPVNDSAPTHFTRSNASLLDVFFVSHLSKISLYNQLDAPAFSKHDLLFVTYHFEINPTVCTSTYRDFKNIDWPLLHQSLDEVPWEEIFYMEGVDEQVSFLNHNLCSIYDTFVPVKVIYTNRKQQPWFTPEIKHLISVRNLAYKRWKRYRLPTLYDTFKSARRDVLKKTNESKKQYYKRKFENAIDSKRKWKEIRNIGIGSKSNTNTDCLSISDLDEINENFLKINTVDPGTNTYSNISTAQIEDTFSFRCVSPEEVLQSFATIKSDAMGFDGIHPRFAKLVLPKILPFVTHIYNNILTKSTFPTDWKLAKIIPIPKQNSEFRPIAILPFFSKALERIINTQIDAFLSFRGLLNDRQSGFRTKRNCSTVLIDVVEELRQNMDNNMVSFLVLLDHSKAFDTVNHDILISKLDRLFFFSKPACKLISSYITGRRQSVNVGDTTSAALDVPRGVPQGSILGPLLFSVYINDLPDIPMHCNVQMYADDVQLFSSAKPNCVQSCINNINCDLNEIQNWASKNSLCLNPSKTKLMKILKRSTTQIPPVRATLNNSVIETVDTSCNLGVIFNSKLTWTNHINKAVGKVQGMLRSLWSVRTSTPFQGERGVYNLGDFVVLP